A part of Paroedura picta isolate Pp20150507F chromosome 7, Ppicta_v3.0, whole genome shotgun sequence genomic DNA contains:
- the LOC143840950 gene encoding uncharacterized protein LOC143840950: protein MIRCTLHLAPPFCSATSESNMESSSQASSVPATGRGPTWRDAEIRDLIGIFSEEKIQDAFQSSHRNREVFEQVAIKMRALGHNRTGLECRSKTKTMRAEYMRAVNHNKGSGNEKVTCPYFEEQHQLYGDGEGAGRPKRVGRSLKVVRKPAAPVEEPPAEEDPGEGTSSSFRPPPPVQQRPAELVTVDLMAIAPGEPEEVPDQTPLASETQMPGTVVLESPAAVAEDSDSGASTNVDFIPGTQEEEERGVAGPPALRRRIHIQDEVLSEDDEPAGSPPRGALPAEERLARERGRLRRVSVLTSVGERILEHCQEESRRAAAADQAMLSLVAQEGKKFRAILRDSNNSLRESVEEVRMIRRLMERAVAVMEAAPPPQIIVNVPPTQPTPPPPPAPTPPPPPPPAPTPPTPSQNAATQTRRRTVLGKRVVKPADKFSPS from the exons atgatccgttgcaccctgcacctcgcaccaccattttgctcagctactagcgaaagcaacatggaatcctcttctcaagcctcgtccgtccctgcaaccggccgtggcccaacttggagggacgcggagatcagggacctgatcgggattttctcggaggagaaaatccaggacgcgttccagtcctcccacaggaatagggaggtctttgaacaagtggccattaagatgcgtgccctgggccacaacaggaccggccttgaatgccggtcgaagaccaaaacaatgagggcagagtacatgcgtgccgtgaaccataataagggttccggcaacgaaaaggttacctgcccctacttcgaggagcagcaccagctgtacggagacggggaaggagccggcaggccgaagcgcgtcgggaggagccttaaggtggttcggaagccggctgccccggtcgaggaaccacccgctgaggaggatcccggcgagggaacctcgtccagctttcggcctccaccccccgtccagcaacgaccagcggaattggtcacggtggacctgatggccatcgctcctggggagccggaggaggttcctgaccaaacgccccttgcctccg agacacagatgcctgggacggtggtcctagagtcccctgcagcagtagcagaggacagtgattctggggcatccacaaatgttg atttcatacccgggacacaggaggaggaggagcgtggggtggctggacctcctgccctgcgcaggcggatacacatacaagatg aggtcctttctgaagacgacgagccagctggctcaccacccaggggcgctctcccggctgaggagaggctggccagggaacgcggcaggctgcggcgcgtctccgtcctcactagtgtgggagaaaggatcctggagcactgccaggaggagtccaggcgtgcagctgctgcagaccaggcgatgctctctctcgtggcccaggagggcaaaaaattccgcgcCATCCTTAGGGATTCGAACAACtcgctacgcgaaagcgtggaggaagttcgaatgataaggaggctgatggagagggcggtcgcggttatggaggcggccccccctcctcagattatagtgaacgtcccccccacccaacccacccccccaccacctccagcacccaccccaccccccccaccacctccagcacccaccccacccaccccctctcagaatgccgcgacacaaactagaaggaggactgttctcgggaagagagtcgtgaaacctgcggacaagttctccccctcctag